One genomic segment of Gorilla gorilla gorilla isolate KB3781 chromosome 23, NHGRI_mGorGor1-v2.1_pri, whole genome shotgun sequence includes these proteins:
- the SMTN gene encoding smoothelin isoform X7, with amino-acid sequence MGGMGAPGDLHAGCPSTTRRDALRLGPEFEFDLRHSAGCPGDLGFFPLDPDTEAGGSGCLPTWLSLRRLARGRLEVTADLAERRRIRAAIRELQRQELEREEEALASKRFRAERQDNKENWLHSQQREAEQRAALAQLAGQLESMNDVEELTALLRSAGEYEERKLIRAAIRRVRAQEIEAATLAGRLYSGRPNSGSREDSKGLAAHRLEQCEVPEREEQEQQAEVSKPTPTPEGTSQDVTTVTLLLRAPPGSTSSSPASPSSSPTPASPEPPLEPAEAQCLTAEVPGSPEPPPSPPKTTSPEPQESPTLPSTEGQVVNKLLSGPKETPAAQSPTRGPSDTKRADVAGPRPCQRSLSVLSPHQPAQNRESTPLASGPSSFQRAGSVRDRVHKFTSDSPMAARLQDGTPRAALSPLTPARLLGPSLTSTTPASSSSGSSSRGPSDTSSQFSKEQRGVAQPLAQLRSCPQEEGPRGRGLAARPLENRAGGPVARSEEPGAPLPVAVGTAEPGGSMKTTFTIEIKDGRGQASTGRVLLPTGNQRAELTLGLRAPPTLLSTSSGGKSTITRVNSPGTLARLGSVTHVTSFSHAPPSSRGGCSIKMEPEPAEPLAAAVEAANGAEQTRVNKAPEGRSPLSAEELMTIEDEGVLDKMLDQSTDFEERKLIRAALRELRQRKRDQRDKERERRLQEARGRPGERRGNTATETTTRHSQRAADGSAVSTVTKTERLVHSNDGTRTARTTTVESSFLRRSENGSGSTMMQTKTFSSSSSSKKMGSIFDREDQASPRAGSLAALEKRQAEKKKELMKAQSLPKTSASQARKAMIEKLEKEGAAGSPGGPRAAVQRSTSFGVPNANSIKQMLLDWCRAKTRGYEHVDIQNFSSSWSDGMAFCALVHNFFPEAFDYGQLSPQNRRQNFEVAFSSAETHADCPQLLDTEDMVRLREPDWKCVYTYIQEFYRCLVQKGLVKTKKS; translated from the exons ATGGGAGGAATGGGGGCGCCTGGGGACTTGCACGCCGGGTGCCCCTCCACCACCCGCCGGGACGCCCTCCGCCTCGGTCCCGAGTTCGAGTTCGACCTCCGCCACTCAGCTGGGTGTCCTGGGGACCTTGGTTTCTTCCCTTTAGATCCGGACACTGAAGCAGGCGGTAGCGGGTGTCTTCCTACCTGGCTATCCCTTCGGCGCCTAGCGCGAGGCAGG CTGGAGGTCACAGCAGATCTGGCAGAGCGGCGGCGCATCCGCGCAGCCATCCGGGAACTGCAGCGGCAGGAGCTGGAGCGCGAGGAGGAGGCCCTGGCATCCAAGCGTTTCCGTGCCGAGCGGCAGGACAACAAGGAGAACTGGCTGCA ctctcagcagcgGGAAGCTGAGCAGCGGGCTGCCCTGGCACAGCTGGCAGGGCAGCTGGAGTCCATGAACGATGTGGAGGAATTGACTGCACTG TTGCGAAGCGCTGGTGAGTATGAGGAGCGCAAGCTGATCCGAGCTGCCATCCGCCGTGTACGGGCTCAGGAGATTGAGG CTGCCACCTTGGCTGGGAGGTTGTACAGCGGGCGTCCCAACAGTGGCTCAAGAGAGGACAGCAAGGGGCTAGCGGCACACAGGCTGGAACAGTGTGAG GTGCCAGAGCGAGAGGAACAGGAACAGCAGGCAGAGGTTTCAAAGCCAACCCCCACCCCTGAAGGCACCAGCCAGGATGTGACCACAGTGACACTCCTGCTGCGAGCCCCACCTGGGAGCACATCCAGCTCACCTGCCTCACCCAGCAGTTCACCCACCCCTGCCTCTCCTGAGCCTCCATTGGAGCCTGCCGAGGCCCAGTGCCTTACAGCTGAGGTTCCAGGCAGCCCAGAGCCACCCCCCAGCCCACCCAAGACCACCAGCCCTGAGCCTCAGGAGTCTCCAACGCTCCCCAGCACTGAGGGCCAGGTGGTCAACAAG CTTCTGTCTGGCCCCAAAGAGACCCCTGCTGCCCAGAGCCCCACTAGAGGCCCCTCTGACACCAAGAGAGCAG ATGTGGCTGGACCCCGACCCTGCCAACGCTCCCTGTCGGTGCTCAGCCCCCACCAACCAGCCCAGAACCGAG AGTCCACCCCCCTTGCCAGCGGACCTTCCTCATTCCAGCGGGCTGGCTCTGTGCGGGACCGTGTCCACAAGTTCACATCTGATTCTCCTATGGCTGCTAGGCTCCAGGATGGCACACCCCGGGCTGCCCTAAGTCCCCTGACCCCTGCAAGGCTCCTGGGCCCCTCCCTCACCAGCaccacccctgcctcctcctccagcgGCTCCTCCTCTCGGGGCCCCAGTGATACCTCCTCCCAGTTCAGCAAGGAGCAACGAGGAGTAGCCCAGCCCCTGGCCCAGCTTCGAAGCTGCCCCCAGGAGGAGGGCCCCAGGGGGCGGGGCTTGGCTGCTAGGCCCCTTGAAAACAGAGCAGGGGGGCCTGTGGCACGTTCAGAGGAGCCTGGTGCCCCGCTGCCCGTGGCCGTCGGCACTGCCGAGCCAGGGGGCAGTATGAAGACCACATTCACCATCGAGATCAAGGACGGCCGTGGCCAGGCCTCCACAGGCCGGGTGCTGCTGCCCACAGGCAACCAGAGGGCAG AACTGACACTGGGGCTGCGGGCGCCCCCGACCCTACTCAGCACCAGTAGTGGGGGCAAGAGCACCATCACCCGTGTCAACAGCCCTGGGACCCTGGCTCGGCTGGGCAGTGTCACTCACGTCACCAGCTTCAGCCATGCCCCCCCCAGTAGCCGAGGAGGCTGCAGCATCAAG ATGGAACCAGAGCCAGCAGAGCCTCTCGCTGCAGCAGTGGAAGCGGCCAATGGGGCTGAGCAGACCCGAGTGAACAAAGCACCAGAAGGGCGGAGCCCTCTGAGCGCTGAGGAGCTGATGACTATTGAGGATGAAGGAGTCTTGGACAAAATG CTGGATCAGAGCACGGACTTTGAAGAGCGGAAGCTCATCCGGGCGGCACTTCGTGAGCTCCGACAAAGGAAGAGAG ACCAGCGGGACAAGGAGCGGGAACGGCGGCTGCAGGAGGCACGGGGCCGGCCAGGGGAGCGGCGCGGCAACACAGCCACTGAGACCACCACGAGGCACAGCCAGCGGGCAGCTGATGGCTCTGCTGTCAGCACTGTTACCAAGACTGAGCGGCTCGTCCACTCCA ATGATGGCACACGGACGGCCCGCACCACCACAGTGGAGTCGAGTTTCCTGAGGCGCTCGGAGA ATGGCAGTGGCAGCACCATGATGCAAACCAAgaccttctcctcttcctcctcatccaAGAAGATGGGCAG CATCTTCGACCGCGAGGACCAGGCCAGCCCACGGGCCGGCAGCCTGGCGGCGCTCGAGAAACGGCAGGCCGAGAAGAAGAAAGAGCTGATGAAGGCGCAGAGTCTGCCCaagacctcagcctcccaggcgcGCAAGGCCATGATTGAGAAGCTGGAGAAGGAGGGCGCGGCCGG CAGCCCTGGCGGACCCCGCGCAGCCGTGCAGCGATCCACCAGCTTCGGGGTCCCCAACGCCAACAGCATCAAGCAGATGCTGCTGGACTGGTGCCGAGCCAAGACTCGCGGCTACGAG CACGTCGACATCCAGAACTTCTCCTCCAGCTGGAGTGATGGGATGGCCTTCTGTGCCCTGGTGCACAACTTCTTCCCTGAGGCCTTCGACTATGGGCAGCTTAGCCCTCAGAACCGACGCCAGAACTTCGAGGTGGCCTTCTCATCTGCGGA GACCCATGCGGACTGCCCGCAGCTCCTGGATACAGAGGACATGGTGCGGCTTCGAGAGCCTGACTGGAAGTGCGTGTACACGTACATCCAGGAGTTCTACCGCTGTCTGGTCCAGAAGGGGCTGGTAAAAACCAAAAAGTCCTAA
- the SMTN gene encoding smoothelin isoform X3 — MADEALAGLDEGALRKLLEVTADLAERRRIRAAIRELQRQELEREEEALASKRFRAERQDNKENWLHSQQREAEQRAALAQLAGQLESMNDVEELTALLRSAGEYEERKLIRAAIRRVRAQEIEAATLAGRLYSGRPNSGSREDSKGLAAHRLEQCEVPEREEQEQQAEVSKPTPTPEGTSQDVTTVTLLLRAPPGSTSSSPASPSSSPTPASPEPPLEPAEAQCLTAEVPGSPEPPPSPPKTTSPEPQESPTLPSTEGQVVNKLLSGPKETPAAQSPTRGPSDTKRADVAGPRPCQRSLSVLSPHQPAQNRESTPLASGPSSFQRAGSVRDRVHKFTSDSPMAARLQDGTPRAALSPLTPARLLGPSLTSTTPASSSSGSSSRGPSDTSSQFSKEQRGVAQPLAQLRSCPQEEGPRGRGLAARPLENRAGGPVARSEEPGAPLPVAVGTAEPGGSMKTTFTIEIKDGRGQASTGRVLLPTGNQRAELTLGLRAPPTLLSTSSGGKSTITRVNSPGTLARLGSVTHVTSFSHAPPSSRGGCSIKMEPEPAEPLAAAVEAANGAEQTRVNKAPEGRSPLSAEELMTIEDEGVLDKMLDQSTDFEERKLIRAALRELRQRKRDGSGSTMMQTKTFSSSSSSKKMGSIFDREDQASPRAGSLAALEKRQAEKKKELMKAQSLPKTSASQARKAMIEKLEKEGAAGSPGGPRAAVQRSTSFGVPNANSIKQMLLDWCRAKTRGYEHVDIQNFSSSWSDGMAFCALVHNFFPEAFDYGQLSPQNRRQNFEVAFSSAEMLVDCVPLVEVEDMMIMGKKPDPKCVFTYVQSLYNHLRRHELRLRGKNV; from the exons CTGGAGGTCACAGCAGATCTGGCAGAGCGGCGGCGCATCCGCGCAGCCATCCGGGAACTGCAGCGGCAGGAGCTGGAGCGCGAGGAGGAGGCCCTGGCATCCAAGCGTTTCCGTGCCGAGCGGCAGGACAACAAGGAGAACTGGCTGCA ctctcagcagcgGGAAGCTGAGCAGCGGGCTGCCCTGGCACAGCTGGCAGGGCAGCTGGAGTCCATGAACGATGTGGAGGAATTGACTGCACTG TTGCGAAGCGCTGGTGAGTATGAGGAGCGCAAGCTGATCCGAGCTGCCATCCGCCGTGTACGGGCTCAGGAGATTGAGG CTGCCACCTTGGCTGGGAGGTTGTACAGCGGGCGTCCCAACAGTGGCTCAAGAGAGGACAGCAAGGGGCTAGCGGCACACAGGCTGGAACAGTGTGAG GTGCCAGAGCGAGAGGAACAGGAACAGCAGGCAGAGGTTTCAAAGCCAACCCCCACCCCTGAAGGCACCAGCCAGGATGTGACCACAGTGACACTCCTGCTGCGAGCCCCACCTGGGAGCACATCCAGCTCACCTGCCTCACCCAGCAGTTCACCCACCCCTGCCTCTCCTGAGCCTCCATTGGAGCCTGCCGAGGCCCAGTGCCTTACAGCTGAGGTTCCAGGCAGCCCAGAGCCACCCCCCAGCCCACCCAAGACCACCAGCCCTGAGCCTCAGGAGTCTCCAACGCTCCCCAGCACTGAGGGCCAGGTGGTCAACAAG CTTCTGTCTGGCCCCAAAGAGACCCCTGCTGCCCAGAGCCCCACTAGAGGCCCCTCTGACACCAAGAGAGCAG ATGTGGCTGGACCCCGACCCTGCCAACGCTCCCTGTCGGTGCTCAGCCCCCACCAACCAGCCCAGAACCGAG AGTCCACCCCCCTTGCCAGCGGACCTTCCTCATTCCAGCGGGCTGGCTCTGTGCGGGACCGTGTCCACAAGTTCACATCTGATTCTCCTATGGCTGCTAGGCTCCAGGATGGCACACCCCGGGCTGCCCTAAGTCCCCTGACCCCTGCAAGGCTCCTGGGCCCCTCCCTCACCAGCaccacccctgcctcctcctccagcgGCTCCTCCTCTCGGGGCCCCAGTGATACCTCCTCCCAGTTCAGCAAGGAGCAACGAGGAGTAGCCCAGCCCCTGGCCCAGCTTCGAAGCTGCCCCCAGGAGGAGGGCCCCAGGGGGCGGGGCTTGGCTGCTAGGCCCCTTGAAAACAGAGCAGGGGGGCCTGTGGCACGTTCAGAGGAGCCTGGTGCCCCGCTGCCCGTGGCCGTCGGCACTGCCGAGCCAGGGGGCAGTATGAAGACCACATTCACCATCGAGATCAAGGACGGCCGTGGCCAGGCCTCCACAGGCCGGGTGCTGCTGCCCACAGGCAACCAGAGGGCAG AACTGACACTGGGGCTGCGGGCGCCCCCGACCCTACTCAGCACCAGTAGTGGGGGCAAGAGCACCATCACCCGTGTCAACAGCCCTGGGACCCTGGCTCGGCTGGGCAGTGTCACTCACGTCACCAGCTTCAGCCATGCCCCCCCCAGTAGCCGAGGAGGCTGCAGCATCAAG ATGGAACCAGAGCCAGCAGAGCCTCTCGCTGCAGCAGTGGAAGCGGCCAATGGGGCTGAGCAGACCCGAGTGAACAAAGCACCAGAAGGGCGGAGCCCTCTGAGCGCTGAGGAGCTGATGACTATTGAGGATGAAGGAGTCTTGGACAAAATG CTGGATCAGAGCACGGACTTTGAAGAGCGGAAGCTCATCCGGGCGGCACTTCGTGAGCTCCGACAAAGGAAGAGAG ATGGCAGTGGCAGCACCATGATGCAAACCAAgaccttctcctcttcctcctcatccaAGAAGATGGGCAG CATCTTCGACCGCGAGGACCAGGCCAGCCCACGGGCCGGCAGCCTGGCGGCGCTCGAGAAACGGCAGGCCGAGAAGAAGAAAGAGCTGATGAAGGCGCAGAGTCTGCCCaagacctcagcctcccaggcgcGCAAGGCCATGATTGAGAAGCTGGAGAAGGAGGGCGCGGCCGG CAGCCCTGGCGGACCCCGCGCAGCCGTGCAGCGATCCACCAGCTTCGGGGTCCCCAACGCCAACAGCATCAAGCAGATGCTGCTGGACTGGTGCCGAGCCAAGACTCGCGGCTACGAG CACGTCGACATCCAGAACTTCTCCTCCAGCTGGAGTGATGGGATGGCCTTCTGTGCCCTGGTGCACAACTTCTTCCCTGAGGCCTTCGACTATGGGCAGCTTAGCCCTCAGAACCGACGCCAGAACTTCGAGGTGGCCTTCTCATCTGCGGA GATGCTGGTGGACTGTGTGCccctggtggaggtggaggacatGATGATCATGGGCAAGAAGCCTGACCCCAAGTGTGTCTTCACCTATGTGCAGTCGCTCTACAACCACCTGCGACGCCACGAACTGCGCCTGCGCGGCAAGAATGTCTAG
- the SMTN gene encoding smoothelin isoform X8 translates to MRVHPRPHSRLSAKLAGLEPETPYPGFEFSELVTGATGTGDLTRKEPTELGASEMADEALAGLDEGALRKLLEVTADLAERRRIRAAIRELQRQELEREEEALASKRFRAERQDNKENWLHSQQREAEQRAALAQLAGQLESMNDVEELTALLRSAGEYEERKLIRAAIRRVRAQEIEAATLAGRLYSGRPNSGSREDSKGLAAHRLEQCEVPEREEQEQQAEVSKPTPTPEGTSQDVTTVTLLLRAPPGSTSSSPASPSSSPTPASPEPPLEPAEAQCLTAEVPGSPEPPPSPPKTTSPEPQESPTLPSTEGQVVNKLLSGPKETPAAQSPTRGPSDTKRADVAGPRPCQRSLSVLSPHQPAQNRESTPLASGPSSFQRAGSVRDRVHKFTSDSPMAARLQDGTPRAALSPLTPARLLGPSLTSTTPASSSSGSSSRGPSDTSSQFSKEQRGVAQPLAQLRSCPQEEGPRGRGLAARPLENRAGGPVARSEEPGAPLPVAVGTAEPGGSMKTTFTIEIKDGRGQASTGRVLLPTGNQRAELTLGLRAPPTLLSTSSGGKSTITRVNSPGTLARLGSVTHVTSFSHAPPSSRGGCSIKMEPEPAEPLAAAVEAANGAEQTRVNKAPEGRSPLSAEELMTIEDEGVLDKMLDQSTDFEERKLIRAALRELRQRKRDQRDKERERRLQEARGRPGERRGNTATETTTRHSQRAADGSAVSTVTKTERLVHSNDGTRTARTTTVESSFLRRSENGSGSTMMQTKTFSSSSSSKKMGSIFDREDQASPRAGSLAALEKRQAEKKKELMKAQSLPKTSASQARKAMIEKLEKEGAAGSPGGPRAAVQRSTSFGVPNANSIKQMLLDWCRAKTRGYEHVDIQNFSSSWSDGMAFCALVHNFFPEAFDYGQLSPQNRRQNFEVAFSSAETHADCPQLLDTEDMVRLREPDWKCVYTYIQEFYRCLVQKGLVKTKKS, encoded by the exons CTGGAGGTCACAGCAGATCTGGCAGAGCGGCGGCGCATCCGCGCAGCCATCCGGGAACTGCAGCGGCAGGAGCTGGAGCGCGAGGAGGAGGCCCTGGCATCCAAGCGTTTCCGTGCCGAGCGGCAGGACAACAAGGAGAACTGGCTGCA ctctcagcagcgGGAAGCTGAGCAGCGGGCTGCCCTGGCACAGCTGGCAGGGCAGCTGGAGTCCATGAACGATGTGGAGGAATTGACTGCACTG TTGCGAAGCGCTGGTGAGTATGAGGAGCGCAAGCTGATCCGAGCTGCCATCCGCCGTGTACGGGCTCAGGAGATTGAGG CTGCCACCTTGGCTGGGAGGTTGTACAGCGGGCGTCCCAACAGTGGCTCAAGAGAGGACAGCAAGGGGCTAGCGGCACACAGGCTGGAACAGTGTGAG GTGCCAGAGCGAGAGGAACAGGAACAGCAGGCAGAGGTTTCAAAGCCAACCCCCACCCCTGAAGGCACCAGCCAGGATGTGACCACAGTGACACTCCTGCTGCGAGCCCCACCTGGGAGCACATCCAGCTCACCTGCCTCACCCAGCAGTTCACCCACCCCTGCCTCTCCTGAGCCTCCATTGGAGCCTGCCGAGGCCCAGTGCCTTACAGCTGAGGTTCCAGGCAGCCCAGAGCCACCCCCCAGCCCACCCAAGACCACCAGCCCTGAGCCTCAGGAGTCTCCAACGCTCCCCAGCACTGAGGGCCAGGTGGTCAACAAG CTTCTGTCTGGCCCCAAAGAGACCCCTGCTGCCCAGAGCCCCACTAGAGGCCCCTCTGACACCAAGAGAGCAG ATGTGGCTGGACCCCGACCCTGCCAACGCTCCCTGTCGGTGCTCAGCCCCCACCAACCAGCCCAGAACCGAG AGTCCACCCCCCTTGCCAGCGGACCTTCCTCATTCCAGCGGGCTGGCTCTGTGCGGGACCGTGTCCACAAGTTCACATCTGATTCTCCTATGGCTGCTAGGCTCCAGGATGGCACACCCCGGGCTGCCCTAAGTCCCCTGACCCCTGCAAGGCTCCTGGGCCCCTCCCTCACCAGCaccacccctgcctcctcctccagcgGCTCCTCCTCTCGGGGCCCCAGTGATACCTCCTCCCAGTTCAGCAAGGAGCAACGAGGAGTAGCCCAGCCCCTGGCCCAGCTTCGAAGCTGCCCCCAGGAGGAGGGCCCCAGGGGGCGGGGCTTGGCTGCTAGGCCCCTTGAAAACAGAGCAGGGGGGCCTGTGGCACGTTCAGAGGAGCCTGGTGCCCCGCTGCCCGTGGCCGTCGGCACTGCCGAGCCAGGGGGCAGTATGAAGACCACATTCACCATCGAGATCAAGGACGGCCGTGGCCAGGCCTCCACAGGCCGGGTGCTGCTGCCCACAGGCAACCAGAGGGCAG AACTGACACTGGGGCTGCGGGCGCCCCCGACCCTACTCAGCACCAGTAGTGGGGGCAAGAGCACCATCACCCGTGTCAACAGCCCTGGGACCCTGGCTCGGCTGGGCAGTGTCACTCACGTCACCAGCTTCAGCCATGCCCCCCCCAGTAGCCGAGGAGGCTGCAGCATCAAG ATGGAACCAGAGCCAGCAGAGCCTCTCGCTGCAGCAGTGGAAGCGGCCAATGGGGCTGAGCAGACCCGAGTGAACAAAGCACCAGAAGGGCGGAGCCCTCTGAGCGCTGAGGAGCTGATGACTATTGAGGATGAAGGAGTCTTGGACAAAATG CTGGATCAGAGCACGGACTTTGAAGAGCGGAAGCTCATCCGGGCGGCACTTCGTGAGCTCCGACAAAGGAAGAGAG ACCAGCGGGACAAGGAGCGGGAACGGCGGCTGCAGGAGGCACGGGGCCGGCCAGGGGAGCGGCGCGGCAACACAGCCACTGAGACCACCACGAGGCACAGCCAGCGGGCAGCTGATGGCTCTGCTGTCAGCACTGTTACCAAGACTGAGCGGCTCGTCCACTCCA ATGATGGCACACGGACGGCCCGCACCACCACAGTGGAGTCGAGTTTCCTGAGGCGCTCGGAGA ATGGCAGTGGCAGCACCATGATGCAAACCAAgaccttctcctcttcctcctcatccaAGAAGATGGGCAG CATCTTCGACCGCGAGGACCAGGCCAGCCCACGGGCCGGCAGCCTGGCGGCGCTCGAGAAACGGCAGGCCGAGAAGAAGAAAGAGCTGATGAAGGCGCAGAGTCTGCCCaagacctcagcctcccaggcgcGCAAGGCCATGATTGAGAAGCTGGAGAAGGAGGGCGCGGCCGG CAGCCCTGGCGGACCCCGCGCAGCCGTGCAGCGATCCACCAGCTTCGGGGTCCCCAACGCCAACAGCATCAAGCAGATGCTGCTGGACTGGTGCCGAGCCAAGACTCGCGGCTACGAG CACGTCGACATCCAGAACTTCTCCTCCAGCTGGAGTGATGGGATGGCCTTCTGTGCCCTGGTGCACAACTTCTTCCCTGAGGCCTTCGACTATGGGCAGCTTAGCCCTCAGAACCGACGCCAGAACTTCGAGGTGGCCTTCTCATCTGCGGA GACCCATGCGGACTGCCCGCAGCTCCTGGATACAGAGGACATGGTGCGGCTTCGAGAGCCTGACTGGAAGTGCGTGTACACGTACATCCAGGAGTTCTACCGCTGTCTGGTCCAGAAGGGGCTGGTAAAAACCAAAAAGTCCTAA
- the SMTN gene encoding smoothelin isoform X1: protein MADEALAGLDEGALRKLLEVTADLAERRRIRAAIRELQRQELEREEEALASKRFRAERQDNKENWLHSQQREAEQRAALAQLAGQLESMNDVEELTALLRSAGEYEERKLIRAAIRRVRAQEIEAATLAGRLYSGRPNSGSREDSKGLAAHRLEQCEVPEREEQEQQAEVSKPTPTPEGTSQDVTTVTLLLRAPPGSTSSSPASPSSSPTPASPEPPLEPAEAQCLTAEVPGSPEPPPSPPKTTSPEPQESPTLPSTEGQVVNKLLSGPKETPAAQSPTRGPSDTKRADVAGPRPCQRSLSVLSPHQPAQNRESTPLASGPSSFQRAGSVRDRVHKFTSDSPMAARLQDGTPRAALSPLTPARLLGPSLTSTTPASSSSGSSSRGPSDTSSQFSKEQRGVAQPLAQLRSCPQEEGPRGRGLAARPLENRAGGPVARSEEPGAPLPVAVGTAEPGGSMKTTFTIEIKDGRGQASTGRVLLPTGNQRAELTLGLRAPPTLLSTSSGGKSTITRVNSPGTLARLGSVTHVTSFSHAPPSSRGGCSIKMEPEPAEPLAAAVEAANGAEQTRVNKAPEGRSPLSAEELMTIEDEGVLDKMLDQSTDFEERKLIRAALRELRQRKRDQRDKERERRLQEARGRPGERRGNTATETTTRHSQRAADGSAVSTVTKTERLVHSNDGTRTARTTTVESSFLRRSENGSGSTMMQTKTFSSSSSSKKMGSIFDREDQASPRAGSLAALEKRQAEKKKELMKAQSLPKTSASQARKAMIEKLEKEGAAGSPGGPRAAVQRSTSFGVPNANSIKQMLLDWCRAKTRGYEHVDIQNFSSSWSDGMAFCALVHNFFPEAFDYGQLSPQNRRQNFEVAFSSAEMLVDCVPLVEVEDMMIMGKKPDPKCVFTYVQSLYNHLRRHELRLRGKNV, encoded by the exons CTGGAGGTCACAGCAGATCTGGCAGAGCGGCGGCGCATCCGCGCAGCCATCCGGGAACTGCAGCGGCAGGAGCTGGAGCGCGAGGAGGAGGCCCTGGCATCCAAGCGTTTCCGTGCCGAGCGGCAGGACAACAAGGAGAACTGGCTGCA ctctcagcagcgGGAAGCTGAGCAGCGGGCTGCCCTGGCACAGCTGGCAGGGCAGCTGGAGTCCATGAACGATGTGGAGGAATTGACTGCACTG TTGCGAAGCGCTGGTGAGTATGAGGAGCGCAAGCTGATCCGAGCTGCCATCCGCCGTGTACGGGCTCAGGAGATTGAGG CTGCCACCTTGGCTGGGAGGTTGTACAGCGGGCGTCCCAACAGTGGCTCAAGAGAGGACAGCAAGGGGCTAGCGGCACACAGGCTGGAACAGTGTGAG GTGCCAGAGCGAGAGGAACAGGAACAGCAGGCAGAGGTTTCAAAGCCAACCCCCACCCCTGAAGGCACCAGCCAGGATGTGACCACAGTGACACTCCTGCTGCGAGCCCCACCTGGGAGCACATCCAGCTCACCTGCCTCACCCAGCAGTTCACCCACCCCTGCCTCTCCTGAGCCTCCATTGGAGCCTGCCGAGGCCCAGTGCCTTACAGCTGAGGTTCCAGGCAGCCCAGAGCCACCCCCCAGCCCACCCAAGACCACCAGCCCTGAGCCTCAGGAGTCTCCAACGCTCCCCAGCACTGAGGGCCAGGTGGTCAACAAG CTTCTGTCTGGCCCCAAAGAGACCCCTGCTGCCCAGAGCCCCACTAGAGGCCCCTCTGACACCAAGAGAGCAG ATGTGGCTGGACCCCGACCCTGCCAACGCTCCCTGTCGGTGCTCAGCCCCCACCAACCAGCCCAGAACCGAG AGTCCACCCCCCTTGCCAGCGGACCTTCCTCATTCCAGCGGGCTGGCTCTGTGCGGGACCGTGTCCACAAGTTCACATCTGATTCTCCTATGGCTGCTAGGCTCCAGGATGGCACACCCCGGGCTGCCCTAAGTCCCCTGACCCCTGCAAGGCTCCTGGGCCCCTCCCTCACCAGCaccacccctgcctcctcctccagcgGCTCCTCCTCTCGGGGCCCCAGTGATACCTCCTCCCAGTTCAGCAAGGAGCAACGAGGAGTAGCCCAGCCCCTGGCCCAGCTTCGAAGCTGCCCCCAGGAGGAGGGCCCCAGGGGGCGGGGCTTGGCTGCTAGGCCCCTTGAAAACAGAGCAGGGGGGCCTGTGGCACGTTCAGAGGAGCCTGGTGCCCCGCTGCCCGTGGCCGTCGGCACTGCCGAGCCAGGGGGCAGTATGAAGACCACATTCACCATCGAGATCAAGGACGGCCGTGGCCAGGCCTCCACAGGCCGGGTGCTGCTGCCCACAGGCAACCAGAGGGCAG AACTGACACTGGGGCTGCGGGCGCCCCCGACCCTACTCAGCACCAGTAGTGGGGGCAAGAGCACCATCACCCGTGTCAACAGCCCTGGGACCCTGGCTCGGCTGGGCAGTGTCACTCACGTCACCAGCTTCAGCCATGCCCCCCCCAGTAGCCGAGGAGGCTGCAGCATCAAG ATGGAACCAGAGCCAGCAGAGCCTCTCGCTGCAGCAGTGGAAGCGGCCAATGGGGCTGAGCAGACCCGAGTGAACAAAGCACCAGAAGGGCGGAGCCCTCTGAGCGCTGAGGAGCTGATGACTATTGAGGATGAAGGAGTCTTGGACAAAATG CTGGATCAGAGCACGGACTTTGAAGAGCGGAAGCTCATCCGGGCGGCACTTCGTGAGCTCCGACAAAGGAAGAGAG ACCAGCGGGACAAGGAGCGGGAACGGCGGCTGCAGGAGGCACGGGGCCGGCCAGGGGAGCGGCGCGGCAACACAGCCACTGAGACCACCACGAGGCACAGCCAGCGGGCAGCTGATGGCTCTGCTGTCAGCACTGTTACCAAGACTGAGCGGCTCGTCCACTCCA ATGATGGCACACGGACGGCCCGCACCACCACAGTGGAGTCGAGTTTCCTGAGGCGCTCGGAGA ATGGCAGTGGCAGCACCATGATGCAAACCAAgaccttctcctcttcctcctcatccaAGAAGATGGGCAG CATCTTCGACCGCGAGGACCAGGCCAGCCCACGGGCCGGCAGCCTGGCGGCGCTCGAGAAACGGCAGGCCGAGAAGAAGAAAGAGCTGATGAAGGCGCAGAGTCTGCCCaagacctcagcctcccaggcgcGCAAGGCCATGATTGAGAAGCTGGAGAAGGAGGGCGCGGCCGG CAGCCCTGGCGGACCCCGCGCAGCCGTGCAGCGATCCACCAGCTTCGGGGTCCCCAACGCCAACAGCATCAAGCAGATGCTGCTGGACTGGTGCCGAGCCAAGACTCGCGGCTACGAG CACGTCGACATCCAGAACTTCTCCTCCAGCTGGAGTGATGGGATGGCCTTCTGTGCCCTGGTGCACAACTTCTTCCCTGAGGCCTTCGACTATGGGCAGCTTAGCCCTCAGAACCGACGCCAGAACTTCGAGGTGGCCTTCTCATCTGCGGA GATGCTGGTGGACTGTGTGCccctggtggaggtggaggacatGATGATCATGGGCAAGAAGCCTGACCCCAAGTGTGTCTTCACCTATGTGCAGTCGCTCTACAACCACCTGCGACGCCACGAACTGCGCCTGCGCGGCAAGAATGTCTAG